From Ficedula albicollis isolate OC2 chromosome 5, FicAlb1.5, whole genome shotgun sequence, one genomic window encodes:
- the GPR65 gene encoding psychosine receptor, producing the protein MNNSSECHDDHTLDKYLFPFVYSIVMMISVPINCISLYASCIQVRKKNELAVYIFSLSLADLLYSLILPLWIDYAWHGDDWRLSALLCKIFAFLTYMNFYTSTAFLACISLDRYLALVHPLKLQYLRTRRFSLIVSIIVWLLESIFNSVILMNKEVFSDPCNFTNHTLCYDNYPLERWQANINLFRICSGYLVPLIIIVFCYHKIYQVVRYNQATIDEEKKRVRKLILNITVSFIVCFTPYHVALLIRSIREPSASDPHLLLSMYKVYRITQALTSLNCIADPILYCFVSETARTEIVNLLRCCLCLRKREEDQVKERALCSSATKNTALITYRTSCETQSVKIS; encoded by the coding sequence ATGAACAACAGCAGTGAGTGCCATGATGATCACACCCTGGATAAGtatttgtttccatttgtgTACAGCATTGTGATGATGATCAGTGTTCCCATCAACTGCATATCCCTCTATGCATCTTGCATTCAGGTGAGGAAAAAGAATGAGTTAGCAGTCTACATCTTTAGCCTGTCCCTGGCTGACCTTTTGTACTCTTTGATTCTGCCTCTGTGGATTGATTATGCCTGGCATGGAGATGACTGGAGGCTCTCTGCCTTGCTTTGTAAGATTTTTGCCTTCCTTACGTATATGAATTTCTACACCAGCACTGCGTTCCTTGCTTGCATCTCTCTCGACAGGTACCTGGCATTAGTTCACCCCTTGAAGCTCCAGTACTTGCGCACAAGAAGGTTTTCATTGATTGTCAGCATAATTGTTTGGCTTCTGGAAAGCATCTTTAATTCAGTCATACTGATGAACAAAGAAGTATTCAGTGATCCTTGCAATTTCACCAATCATACATTATGCTATGATAACTACCCCCTGGAAAGGTGGCAGGCAAACATAAATTTATTCCGAATATGCTCAGGATATTTGGTCCCTTTGATAATCATTGTGTTTTGCTACCATAAAATCTACCAAGTAGTGAGGTATAACCAAGCCACAAtagatgaagaaaagaaaagagtgaGGAAACTTATTCTGAACATCACAGTTAGTTTCATTGTTTGCTTCACTCCTTATCATGTTGCGTTGCTTATCCGCAGCATCAGAGAACCTTCCGCCTCTGATCCACATCTTTTGTTGTCGATGTATAAGGTTTACAGAATCACACAGGCCTTAACGAGTTTGAACTGCATTGCGGATCCCATTCTGTACTGCTTTGTGAGTGAAACTGCACGAACAGAAATAGTGAATTTGCTCAGGTGCTGCTTGTGCCTACGAAAGCGTGAGGAAGACCAAGTGAAAGAACGTGCTCTGTGCAGTTCTGCTACAAAAAACACTGCACTGATCACCTACAGAACTTCCTGTGAAACACAGAGTGTCAAAATTTCCTGA